One Haliscomenobacter hydrossis DSM 1100 genomic window, GCTCTCCAACAACGACGGTTGTGTGGTGGCGCGCAGCAATGAAGCCAAGGCCTTGGGGATTCCCATGGGCGAGCCATTTTTCAAAATCAAAGCCTTGGTAAAAGCCCAACAAGTGGAGGTTTTTTCCAGCAATTACACCCTGTACGCCGACATGTCGGCCCGGGTGATGAACATCCTGCAAGCCCACTGTGCGGAAACCGAAGTGTACTCCATCGATGAAGCCTTTCTTCAGCCCAATCGCTATGGAGCCACGCTGGCGGAGAACCTGGACTTTGCCAGTACCCTGCGCCAAACCGTGCTGCAATGCACCGGAATACCCATCTCTGTGGGGTTAGCCAACACCAAAACCCTGGCCAAGTTGGCCAATCACCTGGCTAAAAAACGCAGTCCCAATGGCACCTACCACCTGGAAGCCAGCAGTCCGGAGCTCGCGGAACTGCCCATCGAGGAACTCTGGGGCGTAGGTGCGGCCTACCAGCAGCGTTTGGCGGGGGTAGGTGTGCGCACGGTAGCCGAGTTGGCCAAGGTACCTGAAACCTGGATGCAAAAGGAATTTGGGGTGGTGGGATTGCGGCTGCTCAAGGAAGTCAAGGGCCAGGCCTGCTATGGATTGGAGCCTCCGGTGGAAAGCCGCAAGTCGATAGTGGTGTCGCGTTCATTTGCCAAAGACGTCCAGGAACTCCCGGCGCTGAGCGAAGCGGTGGCCCGTTACGCCACCCGACTGGGTGAAAAGTTGCGGCACTACGAGCAACAAGCCGAAGCGATTACGGTATTTGTGTGGGCCAATCGCTTCAAGCCATCTGAACAGGCGGCTTTGCAATGCAGTGCGCTGAGCGTGGAGTTGCCCCTGGCCAGCAGTAATACCAATGAGTTGATTCATTGGGCGAGGCTGTTGGTGAGTAGGTTGTACCAGTCGGGGGTGCGCTACAAAAAGGCGGGAATCATGGCTACGGCGCTGCGGCCACAAACGAGTGTACAAATGAACTTGTTTGTGGACGAGGGCGCGTCGTTGCGCTCGGCGCAGTTGATGCAGACGCTGGACGGGATCAACCGGAAAATGGGGCGGAATACCGTGTACTTCGCGGCTTGTGGAAATAAGCCGGAGTGGGGGCCGAAAGCGGAGCGGAGGTCGGGGCGGTTTACGACAAGGTGGGGGGAGTTGATGAGGGTGTGATCGGGGGATCGATGGACGACCACAGAAGGTCGCCCTTACTTGTCACGATTCGAAGCGGAAACAGGCTCTTGGTGCACCCAAATTGATTACAATCACCACTTAAATAGTCGCGATTCGAAGAGGAAACAGGCTCTTGGTGCACCATTCTCTTAGCTTCTTCAGCTCATATGTCGCGATTCGAAAAGGAAACAGGCTCTTGGTGCGCTTGTTTTAATGTGGGTGAATTGTTTATTTGTCGCGATTCGAAGAGGAAACAGGCTCTTGGTGCACCTGATTTTTTCATCCTTAGCGATGTGTGTCGCGATTCGAAGCGGAAACAGGCTCTTGGTGCACGTCAATTCATTAAAATGAAAAACCTAATGTCGCGATTCGAAGCGGAAACAGGCTCTTGGTGCACCCGATTATCTTAAATATGTTATTAATGTGCCGCGATTCGAAGAGGAAACAGGCTCTTGGTGCACCATCGTTTTTGTTTTTTCTTTTCCGTTCGATGTCGCGATTCGAAAAGGAAACAGGCTC contains:
- a CDS encoding Y-family DNA polymerase, with amino-acid sequence MTYLLADANNFYASCERVFNPKLRGRPIVVLSNNDGCVVARSNEAKALGIPMGEPFFKIKALVKAQQVEVFSSNYTLYADMSARVMNILQAHCAETEVYSIDEAFLQPNRYGATLAENLDFASTLRQTVLQCTGIPISVGLANTKTLAKLANHLAKKRSPNGTYHLEASSPELAELPIEELWGVGAAYQQRLAGVGVRTVAELAKVPETWMQKEFGVVGLRLLKEVKGQACYGLEPPVESRKSIVVSRSFAKDVQELPALSEAVARYATRLGEKLRHYEQQAEAITVFVWANRFKPSEQAALQCSALSVELPLASSNTNELIHWARLLVSRLYQSGVRYKKAGIMATALRPQTSVQMNLFVDEGASLRSAQLMQTLDGINRKMGRNTVYFAACGNKPEWGPKAERRSGRFTTRWGELMRV